In Antarcticibacterium arcticum, the genomic stretch TGGGTCGGTTTATCATTCCAAAAAGAAAGAGCGCCCGGTTAAGTTCCTCGTCAGATTTTAGTTTAAATGCTGTCTCGGTATCATTGAAGATCTTTTGTGTAATCATTGCGATATTATTGATCATACAAAGATAATTATTGAGAGTTGATTTATTTATAATTTTCTCCTTATTTTCGACTTTTAATTATATTATTTATACCTACTAAATATGGCTACCCACGCAGCACAGGCTAAGGTTTTTTATTCAGAAAAAGCATATAAGCAACTGAATATTTTTTTAAAAAAGACAGCACCCTCTGCCATCTTTATAATTGTTGACAGCAACACCCAGGATCAATGCCTCCCACTCTTTTTACCTTTAATTGAAACCAACACTGAGATTGAGATAATAGAAATGGATCCAGGGGAAGAATACAAAAATATTGAAACCTGTTCGGGTATATGGAATGTTCTATCTGAACTGGGCGCCGACAGGAAGAGCCTGGTGATAAATCTTGGCGGTGGCGTGGTTACAGATCTGGGCGGATTTATAGCCAGTACTTTTAAACGCGGAATTCAATACATCAATGTACCTACTACCCTACTCTCTATGGTAGATGCTTCAGTAGGCGGAAAAACAGGTGTGGATCTAGGCAATTTAAAAAATCAGATTGGAGTGATCTCTCAACCGGAAATGGTACTTATTGACCCGGGATTCTTAAGCACTCTTCCGCCGGAAGAAATGAGAAGCGGGCTTGCAGAAATTTTGAAACACGGTTTAATTGCCAAAAGGGCCTATTGGGAAAAAGCCAATGATCTAAAGAAGCTGGGGCTGGAAGATCTTCGTGATCTTATAATGGAATCTGTTGATATCAAAACCCACATAGTCACAAAAGACCCCCGGGAAGAAAATTTACGAAAAACCCTGAATTTTGGACACACCTTTGGCCATGCAATAGAATCCTATTTTTTAACCCATCCTGAAAAAAATAAAGTGTTACACGGGGAGGCCGTTGCAGCAGGAATGATCATTGCCTTATTCCTCTCTACAAAAATTACAAACTTTCCAGAAAAAGAGCTGGAGAGTATTACCCAAACTATCCTCGAGTTCTTCCCTGTGATCGAAATAAGGGAGGAAGATTTTTCCAAGATCATCGAACTGCTGAAATTTGACAAGAAAAACTCACATGGAAATATAAATTTCGTTCTTTTAGAAGAAATAGGTGTGCCTATAATAGATTGTAAAGTGCCGGAAGATATGCTTTTTGAAAGTTTAGGGTTTTATAAAAATCTTAAAACCAGATAATTGTTTTTATTATCTAATTAATTGTTATAAATTATTTCTCTGATTGGATATAATCCAATTTTTATTATAATTGCACGATCAAATTATTGTTATGAAAAGAGTCATTGTAGATTACAAAAAACTTACTCCTGAAATTTTAAGCCTCCTGGTAGAAAAATATCCTGATGGATATGACGATGACCAGGTTATTTCATTTAAAAACGCTAAAAATGAAACCATTGAGGCTGTTGAAGTGAGAACAGATGAATCCATTTACCTCGTAAAAGTGAGTACAAGACTTGAAAATACTATGGCCAATTATGATGAAGATGATTATGAAGATTCAGATTTTAACGAGCCAATTGTAGATATTCCTGAAAAAGGAATTGAGGAAGAAGAGGATGAAGATGTAGATACTGAAAAATAAAAAAAGAAAAGGCTGCTTATTTATTTTATTTAGATCCTGTAATATCCCGGATCTTTTAATATAATAAGCAGCCTCTTTTTATTGGGAAAATTCCAAATCAGGCATGTTGTTCTTCATGCTTTCCTTCTTTGATCTCTTCAATAACTTTTTTATTAAAAGCCGGAAGATCATCCGGGTTTCTGCTGGTTACAAATCCACTGTCTACTACAACTTCCTTGTCTACCCATTTCGCTCCGGCATTTTCAAGATCTTTTCTAATAGTATGATATGAGGTCATTTCTCTTCCCTTTACCACTTCGGCATTTATCAATGTCCAGGCTGCGTGGCAAATTGCAGCTACCGGTTTTTTCTGTTTAAAAAAATCGCGAACAAATTCTAAAGCCTCTTCATTGGTTCGAAGATTATCTGGGTTCATTACTCCTCCCGGCAGTACCAAAGCATGATAATCTCCCGCACTTACCTTGTCCAGGGTATGATCCACTTTGTATTCCTTGGACCACTTATCTTTATCCCAGGCTTTTATTTTACCAGATTTATCACTTATTATATCTACCTGGAATCCTTCTTTTTCCATTGCCTCTT encodes the following:
- the aroB gene encoding 3-dehydroquinate synthase → MATHAAQAKVFYSEKAYKQLNIFLKKTAPSAIFIIVDSNTQDQCLPLFLPLIETNTEIEIIEMDPGEEYKNIETCSGIWNVLSELGADRKSLVINLGGGVVTDLGGFIASTFKRGIQYINVPTTLLSMVDASVGGKTGVDLGNLKNQIGVISQPEMVLIDPGFLSTLPPEEMRSGLAEILKHGLIAKRAYWEKANDLKKLGLEDLRDLIMESVDIKTHIVTKDPREENLRKTLNFGHTFGHAIESYFLTHPEKNKVLHGEAVAAGMIIALFLSTKITNFPEKELESITQTILEFFPVIEIREEDFSKIIELLKFDKKNSHGNINFVLLEEIGVPIIDCKVPEDMLFESLGFYKNLKTR
- a CDS encoding type 1 glutamine amidotransferase domain-containing protein, with the translated sequence MKKKVAMLATNGFEEVELTSPKEAMEKEGFQVDIISDKSGKIKAWDKDKWSKEYKVDHTLDKVSAGDYHALVLPGGVMNPDNLRTNEEALEFVRDFFKQKKPVAAICHAAWTLINAEVVKGREMTSYHTIRKDLENAGAKWVDKEVVVDSGFVTSRNPDDLPAFNKKVIEEIKEGKHEEQHA